The following are from one region of the Mycolicibacterium diernhoferi genome:
- a CDS encoding HNH endonuclease — MPDAVDPLLLGQRVVAVLETGLRTATYKLATLMALIDHCIEHLPDDPAAARTVPIPDLAHRVLELYWRQVRPFEGHELRQSTGERARIPRAVTAFRSAAGPARSLAAAMNSAPPAYETAIDEITLCLAQQPLFRLQRVPGAQTGDRFLYDDSFLHSGISRSALRARGDAIDLLPGVAAGLARLAGLLKPALEIMWVDDVRRMNKFLHADVPDIAGHLFGRDRTALAAVRGPFKEAFGPHCFYCRARLPVDNPIDHVLPWSLVGIDGLANLVLACARCNTDKRHALPAVDIVDRVLGRDRDALEQIADQIRWPTEYQRVQAAARGIYRGQPPGVATWAGYKSSVRWDLAFAPVWLEGTTS; from the coding sequence GATGGCACTGATCGATCACTGCATCGAGCACCTACCGGACGATCCGGCCGCTGCGCGGACGGTGCCGATCCCCGATCTGGCGCACCGCGTGCTGGAACTGTATTGGCGTCAGGTTCGGCCGTTCGAGGGCCATGAGCTCCGGCAGTCCACGGGTGAACGCGCGCGAATCCCCCGAGCCGTCACGGCGTTCCGATCTGCGGCGGGGCCGGCGCGGTCTCTTGCCGCCGCCATGAACAGTGCGCCCCCGGCCTATGAGACGGCGATCGACGAGATCACGTTGTGCCTGGCGCAGCAGCCACTCTTCCGGTTGCAGCGGGTACCGGGAGCGCAGACCGGTGACCGCTTTCTGTACGACGATTCGTTTCTGCACTCGGGTATCTCGCGTTCGGCGTTGCGTGCCCGCGGTGACGCGATCGACCTGCTGCCCGGCGTCGCGGCGGGCTTGGCCCGACTGGCCGGGCTGCTCAAACCCGCGCTGGAGATCATGTGGGTCGACGATGTACGCCGGATGAACAAGTTCCTGCACGCCGACGTACCCGATATCGCCGGGCATCTGTTCGGGCGGGACCGCACAGCACTGGCCGCGGTACGGGGACCGTTCAAGGAGGCGTTCGGTCCGCACTGCTTCTACTGTCGCGCTCGGCTGCCCGTGGACAACCCGATCGACCACGTGCTGCCGTGGTCGCTGGTCGGGATCGACGGTCTGGCGAATCTGGTGCTGGCCTGTGCACGGTGTAACACCGACAAGCGGCATGCGCTGCCCGCCGTCGACATCGTGGACCGGGTGCTCGGTCGCGACCGAGACGCTCTGGAGCAGATCGCCGATCAAATCCGGTGGCCCACCGAGTACCAACGGGTGCAGGCCGCCGCGCGCGGTATCTATCGCGGGCAGCCTCCGGGAGTCGCGACCTGGGCGGGCTACAAGTCGAGTGTGCGGTGGGATCTGGCGTTCGCGCCGGTGTGGCTGGAAGGGACGACAAGTTGA